The genomic DNA GCAGTTCGAGTTGCTCACGCGCGATGTACTGCCACACGTCGAGCTCGGTCCAGTTCGAGATCGGGAACACGCGCAGATGCTCGCCTGCATGCAGACGCGCGTTATACAGGCTCCACAGTTCGGGGCGCTGCGCCTTCGGATCCCATTGGCCGAACTCGTCGCGGAACGAGAAGATCCGCTCTTTCGCACGCGCCTTTTCTTCGTCGCGGCGCGCGCCGCCGATCATCGCGGTGTAGCCGTATTGCTCAATCGTTTCGAGCAGCGTGACTGCTTGCACCGCGTTGCGCGAATCGGTTTCGCGACGCAGACGCACCGTGCCGCGCTTGATCGAATCTTCGACATGACCGACCACGAGCTCAGCGCCGATTTCCTTCGCACGGCGATCGCGGAAATCGATCACTTCCTCGTAGTTGTGGCCCGTGTCGATATGCACGAGCGGGAACGGCAGCTTCGTCTGACGGTTCGCGCCGAGGCCGAAGGCCTTCAGCGCGAGATGCAGCACCACCACCGAGTCCTTGCCACCCGAGAACAGCAGCGCAGGCTTGCTGCATTCGGCGACGAGCTCGCGCAGGATATGGATCGACTCGGCCTCGAGCCAGTCGAGATGGTCCATCCGGTTGCCCGTGTTCGTAAGCGGTGCGGTCACAGTCGGTTCGAGCGTCGTGCTCATGGTTCGGGTCCTTCTTTGATTCATTCGGGCGAGCAGCGTTGCCGCTCGCGATATCGAAAAGGCTTTTGATGCATTTGGGATGGCGTCAGACGCCCGGGGCGCTATGCGGCTCGCGTCACGCTGAGGCGCTTTCGGGGCTCACCGCGATCGGAATGGTCGTGATGTGCAGCCCGCATTCCTTAGTATCGCGCGATTCCCACCACCACCGCCCTGCCCGGCTGTCTTCGCCCGGCCGGACGGCGCGCGTACAGGGCTCGCAGCCGATACTCGGGTAGCCGCGCGCGTGCAGCGGATTGACCGGCACGTCGAATGCCTTGAGGTACGCCCAGACGTCAGCTTCCGTCCAGTCGGCCAGCGGGTTGAACTTGGCAATATTGCGGGCGGCGTCGTGCTCTTCCTCGTGCAGCTCCGCGCGCGTCACCGACTGCTCGCGGCGCTGGCCCGTTACCCACGCGCTCACGTCTGCCAAGGCACGGTTCAGCGGCTCGACCTTGCGGATTTCGCAGCAGCGCTTGCGCAGGTCGATGCTTTCGTAGAACGCGTTCAGGCCGTGTCCAGCGACATATTCGTCGACGGCGGCCGCCTGCGGGTGGTACTGCTCAATCTCGTAGCCGTAGCGCTCGCGCACGCGGTCGAACATGCCGAGCGTTTCCGCATGCAGCCTGCCCGTATTCAGACTGAATATGCCGATCTTCACGCCGCGCGAAAGAATCGCGTGCGTCAGCAGCATGTCTTCCGCGGCGAGGCTGCTCGCGAACTTCACGTTCGCGTGGCGCGCCGCGATCGAATCGAGCAGCGCATCGAGCCGCTCGATCTTCGCGGCCAGCTCCGGCGCGACGTTCTGCACTTCGCTCATGCCGGAACCTTTTGCGCGCCAGCAGCCTGAGCCGCCTCACGGCGGCGGAACAGCGGCCGCGGTTCGTCGAACGCGCCCTGGTACTGCACCGTGAACTCGGTGAACGCCTTCAGCGCGTCGTTGATGTCCTTGTCGGCACGCACCGCATAGGCGTCGAAGCCGCAGCGCTCGTAAAAGCGCAGCTGATCGCGCAGCACGTCGCCGATCGCGCGAATCTCGCCCTTGTAGCCGTAACGCTCGCGCAGCAAACGCGCGATGCTGTAGCCGCGGCCATCGCGGAACACCGGGAAATCGACCGCAATCAGCGCAACCTTGTCGAGATCGCCAACGATGTCCGCCGGTTCGCTGTCGCCCGCGAGCCAGACGCCGATTTCGGCGGCGCTACGCGTCGCCGTCAGCGCGCCGCGCGCGCTTTGCCACAACGCGAGCGGCACGATGATCTTGCCGGCCGGCAACGCATCCACCGCGGGCAGCGTGCCGTCTTCGGCCGCGCGCACCACCGTCCAGTCATCGCTCACAACTTTGCGGTCTTTGATAATCGAAGCCATCTGCACAATTCCTTACTGAGCCGGTTACGCGTGAGCGGGTTGGCGCGATGCGTACACGCGCTCCTTGAACGGCGCGATGCCGATACGGTTGTATGTGTCGATGAAACGCTCGCCATCAAGACGCTGCTCGACAAATGTATCGATCACCTTCGCCACGACGTCCGGCATTTCCTCAGCCGAGAACGACGGGCCGATCACGCGGCCCAGATGCGCGCCGGTCGCACCGGTGCCCTGCTCGCCGCCGAGCGACACCTGGTACCACTCGGAACCGTCCTTGTCGACGCCGAGCACGCCGATATTGCCGACGTGATGGTGGCCGCAGGAGTTCATGCAACCGGAAATATTCAGCGACAGTTCGCCGAGGTCGTAGACGAAATCCATATCGTCGAAGCGCTGCTGGATCGCCTGTGCGATCGGGATCGACTTCGCATTCGCGAGCGAGCAGAAGTCGCCGCCCGGGCACGCGATGATGTCGGTCAGCAGGCCGATATTCGGCGTTGCGAAACCGAGCGTCTTCGCCTGTTCCCACAGCGCGTACAGATCGCGCTTCTTCACGTTCGCGAGAATCAGGTTCTGCTCGTGCGACACGCGGATTTCACCAAGCGAATACTGGTCGGCGAGATCGGCGACCGCGTCCATCTGCGCGTCGGTTGCGTCGCCGGGGGCCACGCCGTGCGGCTTCAGCGAGAGCGTGACGGCCGAGTAGCCCGTCACCCGATGCGGACGCACGCTGCGCTCGACCCAGCGCGCGAATGCGCGGCTTTCGAGCAGATGCTTTTCGAAGCTCGGATCCGTATCCGGCAGCTTGTCGTATTGCGGCGGCGCGAAATGCTGCGCCACGCGGTCCAGTTCGGCTTGCGTCAGCGTCGACGGGCCGTCCTTCAGGTGCTGCCACTCTTCCTCGACCTGCTGCGCGAATTTCTCCGGCGAGAGCGCCTTCACGAGAATCTTGATGCGCGCCTTGTACAGGTTGTCGCGGCGGCCGTAGCGGTTATACACACGCAGCACGGCTTCGCAGTAAGTCAGCAGATGCTGCCACGGCAGGTTTTCGCGGATGATCGCGCCGATGATCGGCGTACGGCCGAGGCCGCCGCCCGCGAGAATGCTCGCGACCACTTCGCCGTCGGCATTCTTCGACAGATAGACGCCGAGGTCGTGAATCTGCACGGCCGCGCGATCTTCCTTCGAGCCTGACACAGCAATCTTGAACTTGCGCGGCAGCCACGCGAATTCAGGGTGGAACGTCGACCACTGACGCAGAATTTCGGCCCACGGACGCGGGTCGATGTGCTCGTCGGGCGCGATGCCCGCGAACTGGTCGGCGGTGATATTGCGGATGCAGTTGCCCGACGTCTGGATGCCGTGCATTTGCACCGACGCGAGCTTGCGCAGAATTTCCGGCGTTTCCTCGAGCTCGACCCAGTTGAACTGGATGTTCGTGCGCGTCGAGAAATGGCCGTAGCCGCGGTCGTGTT from Paraburkholderia edwinii includes the following:
- the cysD gene encoding sulfate adenylyltransferase subunit CysD, with amino-acid sequence MSTTLEPTVTAPLTNTGNRMDHLDWLEAESIHILRELVAECSKPALLFSGGKDSVVVLHLALKAFGLGANRQTKLPFPLVHIDTGHNYEEVIDFRDRRAKEIGAELVVGHVEDSIKRGTVRLRRETDSRNAVQAVTLLETIEQYGYTAMIGGARRDEEKARAKERIFSFRDEFGQWDPKAQRPELWSLYNARLHAGEHLRVFPISNWTELDVWQYIAREQLELPSIYYAHTREIVRRNGLLVPVTPLTPMREGETSEEALVRFRTVGDISCTCPVASDADTVEKIIAETAVTEITERGATRMDDQTSEAAMEQRKKQGYF
- a CDS encoding DUF934 domain-containing protein, with the translated sequence MASIIKDRKVVSDDWTVVRAAEDGTLPAVDALPAGKIIVPLALWQSARGALTATRSAAEIGVWLAGDSEPADIVGDLDKVALIAVDFPVFRDGRGYSIARLLRERYGYKGEIRAIGDVLRDQLRFYERCGFDAYAVRADKDINDALKAFTEFTVQYQGAFDEPRPLFRRREAAQAAGAQKVPA
- a CDS encoding nitrite/sulfite reductase, which gives rise to MYQYDQYDQTIVDERVAQYADQVRRRLSGELSEEEFRPLRLQNGLYMQRHAYMHRIAIPYGNLRSDQMRMLATIAREHDRGYGHFSTRTNIQFNWVELEETPEILRKLASVQMHGIQTSGNCIRNITADQFAGIAPDEHIDPRPWAEILRQWSTFHPEFAWLPRKFKIAVSGSKEDRAAVQIHDLGVYLSKNADGEVVASILAGGGLGRTPIIGAIIRENLPWQHLLTYCEAVLRVYNRYGRRDNLYKARIKILVKALSPEKFAQQVEEEWQHLKDGPSTLTQAELDRVAQHFAPPQYDKLPDTDPSFEKHLLESRAFARWVERSVRPHRVTGYSAVTLSLKPHGVAPGDATDAQMDAVADLADQYSLGEIRVSHEQNLILANVKKRDLYALWEQAKTLGFATPNIGLLTDIIACPGGDFCSLANAKSIPIAQAIQQRFDDMDFVYDLGELSLNISGCMNSCGHHHVGNIGVLGVDKDGSEWYQVSLGGEQGTGATGAHLGRVIGPSFSAEEMPDVVAKVIDTFVEQRLDGERFIDTYNRIGIAPFKERVYASRQPAHA
- a CDS encoding phosphoadenylyl-sulfate reductase, with the translated sequence MSEVQNVAPELAAKIERLDALLDSIAARHANVKFASSLAAEDMLLTHAILSRGVKIGIFSLNTGRLHAETLGMFDRVRERYGYEIEQYHPQAAAVDEYVAGHGLNAFYESIDLRKRCCEIRKVEPLNRALADVSAWVTGQRREQSVTRAELHEEEHDAARNIAKFNPLADWTEADVWAYLKAFDVPVNPLHARGYPSIGCEPCTRAVRPGEDSRAGRWWWESRDTKECGLHITTIPIAVSPESASA